One genomic window of Microbacterium testaceum StLB037 includes the following:
- the ccsB gene encoding c-type cytochrome biogenesis protein CcsB, translated as MPGPNSIFLDEISLLLVWTAVGVYVLAFIAYAIDLARRSDLALKAKDQVVARELVTAGGGGVLDASAGASASGPSFTDKPRYLWARMGTALTALAFLFHLAATVLRGLAAGRVPWSNMYEFALTGLLLIVMVYLISLTRYDLRFLGSFISGLAIVLLGGATLAYHVDVTPLADPLKSVWLVIHVFVAILATSLFALAFGLSVVQLLQTRRERKLIGASVEAAGRRSFLRTLPSADALESLAYRFAIIGFIFWTFTLIAGAIWANDAWGRFWGFDTKEVWTFVIWVLYAGYIHARATRGWRGTRSAWLSIIGFSAVLFNFTIVNVFFKGLHAYSGLTQ; from the coding sequence ATGCCCGGACCGAACTCGATCTTCCTCGACGAGATCTCCCTTCTCCTGGTGTGGACGGCGGTCGGCGTCTATGTGCTGGCTTTCATCGCCTACGCCATCGACCTCGCGCGCCGTTCCGACCTCGCGCTGAAGGCGAAAGACCAGGTCGTCGCGCGCGAGCTCGTCACCGCGGGCGGCGGGGGAGTCCTCGATGCGTCGGCCGGGGCCTCGGCATCCGGTCCCTCTTTCACCGACAAGCCGCGATACCTGTGGGCGCGCATGGGCACTGCGCTGACCGCGCTGGCGTTCCTGTTCCACCTCGCGGCGACGGTCCTTCGTGGTCTCGCCGCCGGGCGCGTGCCGTGGTCGAACATGTACGAGTTCGCCCTCACGGGCCTGCTGCTGATCGTCATGGTGTACCTCATCTCGCTGACGCGGTACGACCTGCGCTTCCTCGGCTCGTTCATCTCGGGCCTCGCGATCGTGCTGCTCGGCGGAGCGACCCTGGCGTATCACGTCGACGTGACGCCCCTCGCCGACCCGCTGAAGTCGGTGTGGCTCGTCATCCACGTCTTCGTCGCGATCCTCGCGACCTCTCTGTTCGCCCTCGCCTTCGGCCTGTCGGTTGTGCAGCTCCTGCAGACGCGCCGCGAGCGCAAGCTCATCGGTGCGTCGGTGGAGGCGGCCGGCCGCCGCAGCTTCCTGCGGACGCTGCCCTCGGCGGATGCCCTCGAGTCGCTCGCCTACCGCTTCGCGATCATCGGGTTCATCTTCTGGACCTTCACGCTCATCGCCGGCGCGATCTGGGCCAACGACGCGTGGGGCCGCTTCTGGGGCTTCGACACCAAGGAAGTGTGGACCTTCGTGATCTGGGTCCTCTACGCCGGGTACATCCACGCCCGCGCTACGCGCGGCTGGCGCGGTACCCGTTCGGCCTGGCTTTCGATCATCGGCTTCTCGGCCGTGCTGTTCAACTTCACGATCGTCAACGTCTTCTTCAAGGGCCTGCACGCGTACAGCGGTCTGACCCAGTAG